From the genome of Halomonas sp. I5-271120, one region includes:
- a CDS encoding copper-translocating P-type ATPase has product MKQHQHDHGHEHTSPDAAPTQERKTTNTRTNGQQTGAQYTCPMHPEIIRNAPGDCPKCGMALEPMAPAAASQKTEWICPMHPEIVRDESGECPKCGMALEPRQVSADAEENPELIDMTRRFWVGVALTVPLFLLAMGGMVPGVDMGALVPHGIRVWLELTLATPVVLWSGWPFFVRGYRSVINTSPNMFTLIALGTGVAYLYSLIAAVFPHIFPLSFRDEAGQVSVYFEAAAMIVTLVLLGQVMELRARSQTNSAIKALLGMAPKTARRISDDGSEEDVALEQVQIGDRLRVHPGEKVPVDGVVIEGNSSLDESMITGEPIPVEKKTHDKVIGATINGTGALIIEAQRVGSDTLLAQIVQMVAEASRSRAPIQNLVDVVAAYFVPAVVLASVTTFIIWSLFGPEPAMAYALINAVAVLIIACPCALGLATPMSIMVASGKGASMGVLFKNAEAIQTLRDVDTLVVDKTGTLTEGHPRLQDVVAAEGFSEAQVLGLAATLERGSEHPLAAAIVQGAETREVTLERYTDFASVTGKGVTGRVGKQQVALGNRVLMESLDIEASALAERAESLRAEGKTAMFVAVDGKAAGLVTVADPIKDTTAEAIRALHEEGIRIVMLTGDSQTTAEAVAKELGIDEIIAGVLPEQKAEKVKALQAEGRFVAMAGDGINDAPALAQAQVGIAMGTGTDVAMESAGVTLIKGDLMGIVRARKLSRATMRNIKQNLFFAFAYNSLGVPIAAGVLYPAFGLLLSPIFAAAAMSLSSVSVVGNALRLRRTNI; this is encoded by the coding sequence ATGAAGCAACATCAGCACGATCATGGTCACGAACACACTTCGCCAGATGCTGCGCCGACTCAGGAGCGCAAAACGACAAACACAAGGACGAACGGCCAGCAGACCGGCGCCCAATACACTTGCCCCATGCACCCGGAAATCATCAGAAACGCCCCCGGTGACTGCCCCAAGTGCGGCATGGCACTCGAGCCGATGGCGCCGGCGGCTGCGTCGCAGAAAACCGAGTGGATCTGCCCCATGCACCCGGAGATCGTCCGTGACGAATCCGGCGAGTGTCCCAAGTGCGGCATGGCACTCGAGCCGCGGCAAGTGAGCGCCGATGCCGAGGAGAACCCCGAGCTCATCGACATGACCCGCCGCTTCTGGGTTGGCGTCGCGCTCACCGTGCCGCTGTTCCTGCTGGCCATGGGCGGGATGGTGCCCGGCGTCGACATGGGGGCTCTGGTGCCTCACGGCATCCGGGTGTGGCTGGAGCTGACACTGGCCACGCCGGTGGTGCTGTGGAGCGGCTGGCCCTTCTTCGTGCGCGGCTATCGCTCGGTGATCAACACAAGCCCCAACATGTTCACCCTGATCGCGCTGGGCACGGGCGTCGCCTACCTGTATAGCCTGATCGCCGCGGTGTTTCCGCACATCTTCCCGCTTTCCTTCCGCGACGAGGCCGGCCAGGTCAGCGTCTACTTCGAAGCCGCCGCGATGATCGTCACCCTGGTGTTGCTCGGCCAGGTCATGGAGCTGCGGGCGCGAAGCCAGACCAACTCCGCGATCAAGGCGCTGCTGGGGATGGCGCCCAAGACCGCCCGCCGGATCAGCGACGACGGCAGCGAAGAGGATGTAGCGCTGGAGCAGGTGCAAATCGGCGACCGTCTGCGGGTCCATCCCGGTGAGAAGGTACCGGTGGACGGCGTCGTCATCGAGGGCAACTCTTCGCTGGACGAATCAATGATCACCGGGGAACCGATTCCCGTCGAGAAGAAGACCCACGATAAGGTCATCGGCGCCACCATCAACGGCACCGGCGCGCTGATCATCGAGGCGCAGCGGGTGGGCAGCGACACCCTTCTCGCCCAGATCGTGCAGATGGTCGCCGAAGCCAGCCGAAGCCGCGCCCCGATCCAGAACCTGGTGGACGTGGTGGCCGCCTACTTCGTGCCGGCAGTGGTGCTTGCATCCGTCACTACCTTCATCATCTGGAGCCTGTTCGGGCCCGAGCCGGCGATGGCCTACGCGCTGATCAACGCCGTGGCGGTGCTGATCATCGCCTGCCCCTGTGCGCTGGGCCTGGCCACCCCGATGTCGATCATGGTCGCCAGTGGCAAGGGCGCGTCGATGGGCGTGCTGTTCAAGAACGCCGAGGCGATCCAAACGCTGCGCGATGTCGACACCTTGGTTGTCGACAAGACCGGCACCCTCACCGAGGGGCACCCCAGGTTGCAGGACGTGGTGGCCGCCGAAGGCTTCTCGGAAGCGCAGGTGCTGGGCCTGGCGGCAACGCTGGAGCGTGGCAGCGAGCATCCGCTCGCCGCTGCCATCGTCCAGGGCGCCGAGACGCGCGAGGTAACCCTAGAGCGCTATACCGACTTCGCGTCCGTCACCGGTAAAGGCGTCACCGGCCGGGTCGGCAAACAGCAGGTGGCGCTGGGCAATCGCGTCCTGATGGAAAGCCTGGATATCGAAGCCTCGGCGCTCGCGGAGCGTGCCGAATCCCTACGGGCCGAGGGCAAGACGGCGATGTTCGTGGCGGTGGATGGTAAAGCTGCGGGGCTCGTCACTGTCGCCGATCCGATCAAGGACACTACGGCTGAAGCTATCCGCGCCCTGCATGAGGAAGGCATCCGCATCGTCATGCTCACCGGTGACAGCCAGACCACGGCGGAGGCCGTAGCGAAGGAATTAGGGATCGACGAGATCATCGCCGGGGTATTGCCGGAGCAGAAGGCCGAGAAGGTCAAGGCACTACAGGCCGAGGGGCGCTTCGTCGCCATGGCCGGCGACGGCATCAACGACGCCCCGGCGCTCGCCCAGGCCCAGGTGGGCATCGCCATGGGCACCGGCACCGATGTCGCCATGGAAAGTGCCGGCGTCACCCTGATCAAGGGCGATCTGATGGGCATCGTGCGCGCACGCAAGCTGAGTCGCGCCACCATGCGCAATATCAAGCAGAACCTGTTCTTTGCCTTCGCCTACAATAGCCTCGGTGTGCCTATTGCCGCCGGGGTGCTGTACCCCGCCTTTGGCCTGTTGCTGTCGCCGATCTTCGCCGCCGCGGCCATGTCATTGAGCTCGGTGTCGGTGGTGGGCAATGCCCTGCGACTGCGCCGAACAAACATCTGA
- a CDS encoding DUF411 domain-containing protein — translation MQNQVTALCLAGGLLLGASTAHAALPDSARLYKNPSCGCCETYARHLESSGIDVEVIDSQPMGQIKEAAGIPYGQGSCHTVMMDGYVIEGHVPVAALEMLFEQRPEIDGIGLAGMPQGTPGMPGQQLAPYEVYQFTDGQATPFMTL, via the coding sequence ATGCAAAATCAAGTCACGGCACTGTGTCTGGCCGGCGGCCTGTTGCTCGGCGCCAGCACAGCCCACGCCGCGCTGCCGGACAGCGCCCGCCTCTACAAGAACCCGTCCTGCGGTTGCTGCGAGACCTATGCCCGTCATCTCGAGTCCAGCGGCATCGACGTCGAAGTGATCGACAGCCAGCCCATGGGACAGATAAAGGAGGCGGCCGGCATCCCCTACGGCCAGGGGTCCTGCCATACCGTCATGATGGATGGCTATGTCATCGAGGGGCATGTGCCCGTCGCCGCCCTGGAGATGCTCTTTGAGCAGCGCCCTGAGATCGACGGCATCGGACTGGCCGGCATGCCCCAGGGCACTCCGGGTATGCCCGGACAGCAGCTCGCACCCTATGAGGTCTATCAATTCACTGACGGGCAGGCTACGCCGTTCATGACCCTTTGA
- a CDS encoding phosphatase PAP2 family protein — translation MPPSRLSSRRQASSSGATTGTRSSVADACPQAALRRESGRPASGWLSWLLVGWVLFLTMMLVGRAAGLDFKLADTLYHLQGDAWSLHHAFLTEQVLHGGGRMLSQSMGVAAILALIASWLRPAWRDWRRPLGYLVLAVAASTLGVSILKQLISMDCPWDLSRYGGARAYIGLLATRPADYPDTACFPAGHASAGYAWIALYFFCNAIRPRWRWAGLCLALALGLAFGIAQQLRGAHFLSHDLWTLMLCATLSLLLARWLLPSSVSLAASPSSSISLEEDSHA, via the coding sequence ATGCCGCCTTCACGACTCTCCTCTCGCCGGCAAGCCTCGTCTTCCGGCGCCACTACCGGCACCCGCTCTTCGGTTGCCGACGCTTGCCCACAAGCGGCCCTGCGGCGGGAGAGCGGACGCCCGGCCTCAGGCTGGCTCAGCTGGCTGCTGGTCGGCTGGGTCCTGTTTCTGACCATGATGCTCGTCGGGCGGGCCGCCGGCCTGGACTTCAAGCTCGCCGATACGCTTTATCATCTTCAGGGCGACGCTTGGTCACTGCACCATGCCTTTCTTACCGAGCAGGTACTGCATGGCGGTGGACGCATGCTCAGCCAGAGCATGGGCGTAGCAGCCATCCTTGCGCTGATCGCCAGCTGGCTGCGCCCCGCCTGGCGGGACTGGCGCCGCCCATTGGGCTATCTGGTGCTGGCCGTGGCAGCGTCGACCCTCGGCGTCTCGATACTCAAGCAGCTGATCAGCATGGACTGCCCCTGGGACCTTAGCCGCTATGGGGGCGCTCGTGCCTATATCGGCCTGCTGGCGACACGGCCCGCCGACTACCCGGACACGGCCTGCTTCCCCGCCGGGCATGCCAGTGCCGGCTATGCCTGGATCGCGCTTTACTTCTTCTGCAACGCCATCCGCCCCCGTTGGCGCTGGGCCGGCCTCTGCCTGGCGCTGGCCCTGGGCCTTGCATTCGGCATCGCCCAACAGCTTCGCGGTGCGCATTTCCTCTCACACGATCTGTGGACGCTAATGCTTTGCGCGACGCTGAGCCTGTTACTGGCCCGTTGGCTACTCCCCTCGTCCGTCAGCCTGGCCGCTTCCCCATCATCCTCAATCTCTCTCGAGGAAGACTCGCATGCATGA
- a CDS encoding phosphoethanolamine transferase: MHERFRMATTWLASLARPSLTLSPERLTLLVCLVFTLFYQQAFWQQVMAAEPALTAWQLLAYGLVLTGLQFIVFVLFVTRHTAKPLLSALILLAATVSYYTGHYGTYFDTHMIDNVLQTDTKEAGELLTPGFAGYLLLYAGLPMALLWRVRLSASTWPRALGRRFAYLAGGVAMLAVALMVSYQSLSSLMRNHTELRYLVTPGNALISSGRVLAASDPLPEQRLPIGEDATRLPRAGDKPLLMVLVVGETVRAANWGLNGYARQTTPQLTKRGVINFTDVSTCGTSTAVSLPCMFAPIGKDDYDERYIKSHESLLDVLDHAGFNVLWLDNQAGCKGVCDGVSQQSIQPDDHPKQCQDGRCLDEALDEELRARLDNLEGDTVIVLHQLGNHGPSYYQRYPETFRRFTPTCDSADLNSCSQQAITNSYDNAILYTDSVLDHVIGALAEQSHHAASLLYLSDHGESLGEHGLYLHGLPYAIAPKEQTQVPMVWWSSAAFDAAVGLDKDCLATTRDAPLGHANLFHSVLGALRVESRILNPQQDMTRVCRSDA, translated from the coding sequence ATGCATGAACGCTTTCGCATGGCCACCACCTGGCTGGCCAGCCTGGCGCGCCCGTCGCTGACCCTGTCACCAGAGCGCCTGACGCTGTTGGTCTGCCTGGTTTTCACGCTCTTCTACCAGCAGGCCTTCTGGCAGCAGGTCATGGCCGCTGAACCGGCCCTCACCGCCTGGCAGTTGCTCGCTTACGGGCTAGTGCTGACGGGGCTGCAGTTCATCGTCTTCGTGCTGTTCGTCACCCGCCATACGGCCAAACCCCTACTTTCGGCCTTGATCCTGCTGGCGGCCACGGTGAGCTACTACACCGGTCATTACGGCACCTACTTCGATACCCATATGATCGATAACGTGTTGCAGACCGACACCAAGGAAGCGGGTGAACTGCTTACCCCGGGCTTCGCGGGCTACCTGCTGCTGTACGCGGGGCTGCCGATGGCGCTGCTGTGGCGAGTCAGGCTCTCGGCAAGCACCTGGCCACGGGCGCTGGGGCGCCGCTTCGCCTACCTGGCCGGGGGGGTGGCGATGCTGGCAGTGGCGCTGATGGTGTCCTATCAGAGCCTGTCATCACTGATGCGCAACCATACCGAGCTGCGTTACCTGGTCACTCCGGGCAATGCCCTGATTTCCTCCGGCCGGGTGCTGGCGGCAAGTGACCCGCTGCCCGAGCAACGCCTGCCGATCGGCGAAGACGCCACTCGCCTGCCGCGTGCCGGCGACAAGCCGCTGCTGATGGTGTTGGTGGTGGGGGAAACCGTCCGTGCCGCCAACTGGGGGCTGAATGGCTATGCGCGCCAGACCACGCCTCAGTTGACGAAGCGTGGTGTGATCAACTTCACCGATGTGAGTACCTGCGGCACCAGCACCGCCGTTTCGCTGCCCTGCATGTTCGCGCCTATCGGCAAGGACGACTACGACGAGCGCTATATCAAGAGTCATGAGTCGCTGCTGGATGTGCTCGATCATGCGGGCTTTAACGTGCTATGGCTGGATAATCAGGCCGGGTGCAAGGGCGTCTGTGATGGCGTGAGTCAGCAGTCGATCCAACCCGATGATCACCCCAAGCAGTGCCAGGATGGCCGCTGCCTGGACGAGGCGCTGGATGAGGAACTGCGCGCCCGTCTCGACAACCTCGAAGGCGATACCGTCATCGTTCTCCATCAGCTCGGCAACCACGGCCCCAGCTACTATCAGCGCTATCCGGAAACGTTTCGTCGCTTCACGCCGACCTGCGACAGCGCCGACCTGAACAGCTGCTCGCAGCAGGCCATCACCAACAGCTACGACAACGCCATCCTCTATACTGATAGCGTGCTGGATCATGTGATTGGCGCCCTGGCGGAACAGTCGCATCATGCCGCTTCGCTGCTGTATCTCTCGGATCATGGCGAATCGCTGGGTGAACACGGCCTATACCTGCATGGACTACCCTACGCAATCGCCCCGAAGGAGCAGACCCAGGTACCTATGGTGTGGTGGTCATCGGCGGCCTTTGACGCGGCAGTAGGGCTCGACAAGGATTGCCTGGCAACAACCCGCGACGCCCCTCTTGGCCATGCCAACCTCTTTCACAGTGTGTTGGGAGCACTCAGGGTCGAGAGTCGCATTCTGAACCCGCAGCAAGACATGACGCGGGTCTGTAGAAGTGACGCCTAG
- a CDS encoding CBS domain-containing protein, protein MPDMSHPTLSLESLAGDLPIADPAASLSHLTVDSPASSLLTDFTKVRARTIGTETPAEEARLIMQASGVRLLLVADADGHCQGIVTAKELLGGRRTTQAMQTHQIARADVTVGMVQSSCSTLHALPLSRLSHLTIGTLVKALQAHGDQHLLIVDHDEQQQPRLRGLVSASDAGRALGVELGQLLREPHSFADICRVMLGHEL, encoded by the coding sequence ATGCCAGATATGTCGCATCCCACCCTGTCGCTCGAGTCGCTGGCCGGTGACCTGCCGATCGCCGACCCCGCCGCGTCGCTTTCGCATCTGACGGTGGATAGCCCGGCGAGCTCACTGCTCACCGATTTCACCAAGGTGAGAGCACGCACTATCGGCACGGAGACACCCGCCGAAGAAGCCCGTCTGATCATGCAGGCCAGCGGCGTGCGTCTTCTGCTGGTGGCCGATGCCGATGGACACTGCCAGGGCATCGTCACAGCCAAGGAACTGCTCGGTGGACGCCGGACGACCCAAGCCATGCAGACTCATCAGATTGCCCGCGCCGACGTAACCGTGGGCATGGTGCAGTCTTCATGCTCAACGCTGCATGCGCTGCCGCTATCGCGCCTGTCGCACCTGACTATCGGCACGCTAGTCAAGGCACTGCAGGCCCATGGCGACCAGCATTTGCTGATCGTCGACCATGACGAACAGCAGCAGCCCCGGCTGCGCGGCCTAGTCTCGGCCTCCGATGCCGGGCGCGCGCTGGGCGTCGAGCTGGGTCAACTGCTCCGGGAACCACATAGCTTCGCCGATATCTGTCGCGTCATGCTCGGCCACGAGCTATGA
- a CDS encoding cation diffusion facilitator family transporter translates to MAHDHAHHSDSEARLLWALVLTGAFMIAEVVGGLLSGSLALLADAAHMLTDSAALALAWFAARLSRRPSDRRRTFGYHRVQILAAFVNGLTLIGLVVWICVEAIGRLLNPVDIQANTMMVIATLGLAVNIVVFAILHLGDRDNLNIRGAALHVLGDLLGSVAAIVAGAVIFATGWMPIDPLLSLLIAALILHSAWKLTRESAHILLEGAPDGLDVDQIEHSIPQQIAAVSEVHHVHAWSLTPARPMVSLHATLVDGMDRHEALVAIKALLDERFGISHATIQLEARDYCLDSPESDSCRETEASAPHAHAHSHEHSHSHG, encoded by the coding sequence ATGGCACACGATCACGCGCATCACAGTGACAGCGAAGCCAGGCTCCTGTGGGCCTTGGTACTCACCGGCGCCTTCATGATCGCCGAGGTGGTCGGTGGGCTACTTTCCGGCTCGCTGGCGCTGCTGGCCGATGCCGCTCACATGCTCACCGACAGCGCCGCCCTGGCGCTGGCCTGGTTCGCCGCCCGCTTGAGCAGACGCCCCTCCGACCGACGTCGCACCTTTGGCTATCACCGCGTGCAGATACTGGCCGCCTTCGTCAACGGCCTGACGCTGATCGGCCTGGTCGTGTGGATTTGCGTCGAGGCCATCGGACGACTGCTGAACCCGGTCGATATCCAGGCCAATACCATGATGGTGATCGCGACCCTGGGGCTGGCGGTAAATATCGTAGTATTCGCCATCCTGCACCTGGGTGATCGCGATAACCTCAATATCCGCGGCGCGGCTCTGCATGTGCTGGGAGACCTGCTTGGCTCGGTGGCGGCCATCGTCGCCGGCGCGGTCATCTTCGCCACTGGCTGGATGCCGATCGACCCTCTGCTATCGCTGCTGATTGCCGCGCTTATTCTGCACAGCGCTTGGAAACTGACCCGCGAATCTGCACACATCCTGCTCGAAGGCGCCCCGGATGGCCTCGACGTGGATCAGATCGAACACAGTATCCCGCAGCAGATTGCCGCCGTCTCGGAGGTGCACCACGTGCATGCCTGGTCGCTGACGCCGGCCCGGCCGATGGTGTCACTGCATGCCACCCTGGTCGACGGCATGGATCGCCACGAGGCGCTGGTGGCTATCAAGGCGTTGCTGGATGAACGTTTTGGTATCAGCCATGCCACCATCCAGCTCGAGGCGCGCGACTACTGCCTGGATTCGCCGGAATCGGATAGCTGCAGGGAGACTGAAGCGTCGGCGCCACACGCGCATGCTCACTCTCACGAACACTCTCATTCGCACGGATAG
- the crcB gene encoding fluoride efflux transporter CrcB: protein MWLSILAVSGGAAIGANARWLLGLWLNHYYPAIPLGTLFANTLGGYLIGLFVALFSEHPHISPEWRLFLVTGLFGALTTFSSFTAEILANLQAGRPGLALTGIGLHLGGSLLFAWLGMLSVSLVRDLIGTMP from the coding sequence ATGTGGCTTTCAATTCTCGCCGTCAGCGGCGGTGCAGCCATCGGCGCCAACGCCCGCTGGTTGCTGGGACTATGGCTTAATCACTATTACCCGGCCATTCCGCTCGGCACACTGTTCGCCAATACGCTCGGCGGCTATCTGATCGGCCTCTTCGTGGCCCTGTTCAGCGAACACCCCCATATTTCACCGGAATGGCGACTGTTTCTCGTCACCGGCCTGTTCGGTGCTTTGACGACATTTTCTTCCTTCACCGCTGAAATTCTCGCTAACCTTCAGGCCGGTCGCCCGGGTCTGGCGCTGACCGGCATCGGCCTGCATCTTGGCGGCTCGCTGCTGTTCGCCTGGCTGGGTATGCTCAGCGTGAGCCTGGTACGCGACTTGATCGGGACCATGCCCTGA
- a CDS encoding DUF5924 family protein has product MKPYAWLWPPVAFSAGVASFFLVDRQQWLGGALALAMLLAWLLLLSESLIQRWLSNRGYPHLSRGVTTFIAQMIHQETLFFSLPFLLATTVWSSGQAVFTVLFVGLALLSILDPLYFRLAERHRWVYFAFHALCVFVVVLVTLPIMLYLTTGESLAIALAVMVVFTVPSLVNLLRPKRASSWLAMIGLALLLAGAGWASRGWVPPANLWLSGYALSPGLEVSSRSPSGQMALTSEAVASRGLFVFTAIRAPRGLSETVYHEWRHNGILIDRIPLEIRGGRAQGYRAWTHKQNFPENPDGAWRVDVMTPSGQRIGVVRFTVQEDAKDAQVVNGDIQTPWGLPGLNWRQLIPAKENDAT; this is encoded by the coding sequence TTGAAACCTTATGCCTGGCTATGGCCCCCGGTCGCTTTCAGTGCCGGGGTCGCGAGTTTCTTCCTGGTCGATCGCCAGCAGTGGCTGGGAGGCGCTCTTGCTCTGGCGATGCTGCTGGCATGGCTGCTGCTGCTCTCGGAAAGCCTGATTCAACGATGGCTTTCCAACCGCGGCTATCCCCACCTGTCACGGGGCGTGACCACCTTCATCGCCCAGATGATCCACCAGGAGACCCTGTTCTTCAGCCTGCCCTTTCTGCTTGCGACCACCGTGTGGTCGAGCGGTCAGGCGGTCTTCACGGTGCTCTTCGTGGGGCTTGCTCTGCTGTCGATTCTCGATCCGCTGTATTTCCGCCTGGCCGAACGCCATCGCTGGGTGTATTTCGCTTTCCACGCCCTGTGTGTGTTCGTGGTGGTATTGGTCACGCTGCCAATCATGCTGTACCTGACCACCGGCGAGAGCCTGGCCATCGCGCTGGCCGTGATGGTGGTATTTACGGTGCCCAGTCTGGTCAACCTGCTGCGCCCCAAACGCGCAAGCAGCTGGCTAGCGATGATCGGCCTGGCCTTGCTATTGGCAGGTGCTGGTTGGGCCAGTCGCGGCTGGGTGCCGCCCGCCAATCTTTGGCTCAGCGGTTATGCCCTGTCGCCAGGGTTAGAAGTCTCGAGCCGCAGCCCAAGCGGCCAAATGGCCTTGACCAGCGAGGCGGTCGCCTCCCGCGGCCTCTTCGTCTTCACGGCAATCCGTGCGCCGCGTGGCCTGAGCGAGACGGTTTATCATGAGTGGCGCCACAATGGCATTCTGATCGACCGCATTCCATTGGAGATTCGCGGTGGACGCGCTCAGGGATACAGAGCCTGGACCCACAAGCAGAATTTCCCGGAGAACCCCGACGGCGCCTGGCGGGTGGATGTGATGACGCCGTCAGGCCAGCGGATCGGCGTGGTGCGCTTCACCGTGCAGGAGGATGCTAAGGATGCGCAGGTTGTCAATGGCGACATCCAGACACCGTGGGGCCTGCCCGGGCTCAACTGGCGCCAACTGATTCCCGCCAAGGAAAACGACGCGACATGA
- the slyA gene encoding transcriptional regulator SlyA yields the protein MQKNIGFKLARLPRLWRAIIDQRLAPLGLTQTRWVTLYHLWRLGDGQPQCDLARAIGVEAPSLVRTLDQLAQQGLIERCPCDHDRRAKRIFLTEEAAPLLEQIDSVVEHAREEMLDGLSDEDIERLDVLLSRIEDNGLKIQTRDDVKA from the coding sequence ATGCAAAAGAATATCGGCTTCAAGCTGGCCCGCCTGCCAAGACTCTGGCGAGCCATCATCGATCAGCGCCTAGCACCGCTGGGACTAACACAGACCCGCTGGGTCACCCTCTACCACCTGTGGCGGCTCGGCGATGGTCAGCCGCAGTGCGATCTGGCGAGGGCGATTGGCGTCGAGGCTCCATCGCTGGTGCGCACCTTGGATCAGCTTGCTCAGCAAGGCCTGATCGAACGCTGCCCCTGCGACCATGACCGCCGCGCCAAGCGTATCTTCCTGACGGAAGAAGCCGCGCCTCTGCTCGAGCAGATCGATAGCGTGGTGGAGCATGCCCGGGAAGAAATGCTCGACGGGCTGAGCGATGAGGACATCGAACGACTCGATGTCCTGCTCTCTCGCATCGAGGATAACGGCCTCAAGATCCAGACCCGGGACGACGTCAAGGCCTAG
- a CDS encoding preprotein translocase subunit YajC produces the protein MVWLIIVLVMGLMLSPMMWLRPSLQQQRMGQLREAARKSGIRVKLGDSPLHEGGQMASYRWAYPGEYPGPRFVLVREAVASDALKPFMDGWRWRVEPLRPLPGEARARLETVLAELPMDAKVVESSREALTLWWEESLGVDAFERHRSNILDLHQQLAGRPDEPAPRKLGFREMRDQARR, from the coding sequence ATGGTTTGGTTGATCATTGTGCTGGTGATGGGGCTGATGCTCTCGCCAATGATGTGGCTCCGGCCCAGCCTCCAGCAGCAGCGCATGGGGCAGCTGCGTGAGGCGGCGAGAAAGTCAGGGATTAGGGTCAAACTGGGCGATTCGCCGTTGCATGAGGGCGGGCAGATGGCAAGCTACCGATGGGCGTATCCCGGCGAGTATCCGGGGCCACGTTTCGTGCTGGTTCGCGAGGCGGTGGCAAGCGATGCGCTCAAGCCGTTCATGGACGGCTGGCGTTGGCGCGTCGAACCGCTGCGCCCACTGCCCGGCGAGGCCAGAGCAAGGCTCGAGACAGTGCTGGCAGAGCTGCCGATGGATGCGAAGGTAGTGGAATCAAGCCGTGAGGCGCTGACGCTATGGTGGGAGGAGTCGCTCGGGGTCGATGCTTTTGAACGGCATCGGAGCAATATCCTGGACCTTCATCAGCAGCTTGCGGGGCGACCGGATGAACCGGCGCCCCGCAAGCTGGGATTTCGAGAAATGCGAGATCAGGCGCGGCGGTGA
- a CDS encoding universal stress protein → MSNEYGHILVAVDLTKDSHKVLERALPIADRNHAKLSIMHTLEPLGFAYGGDIPMDLTSIQDQLDEHAKQRLAEIADPHQVAKEDQHVVVGMPDTEIHRFAEEHDVDLIVVGSHGRHGFALLLGSTSTGVLHGAKCDVLAVRVGDEDSKE, encoded by the coding sequence ATGAGCAACGAGTATGGTCACATCCTGGTCGCCGTCGACCTGACCAAGGATTCCCACAAGGTGCTGGAACGCGCGCTGCCGATTGCTGACCGCAACCACGCCAAGCTATCCATCATGCATACCCTGGAACCGCTGGGCTTCGCCTACGGCGGTGACATTCCGATGGATCTGACCAGCATTCAGGACCAGTTGGACGAGCACGCCAAGCAGCGTCTGGCCGAAATTGCCGATCCACATCAGGTCGCCAAGGAAGATCAGCACGTGGTGGTCGGCATGCCTGACACCGAGATTCATCGCTTCGCCGAGGAGCATGACGTCGACCTGATCGTAGTCGGCTCGCACGGCCGTCATGGCTTTGCGCTGCTGCTGGGTTCCACGTCCACAGGCGTGCTGCACGGAGCCAAGTGCGATGTGCTGGCGGTGCGGGTTGGTGATGAAGACAGCAAGGAATAG